Proteins encoded by one window of Blautia luti:
- a CDS encoding NADH-quinone oxidoreductase subunit NuoF, with the protein MSIKSRDDLLNKQAEVNEQIKSYTCRVLVCSGTGCIASGAQKIYDEMATLCERIDGVTVEMQKDVPHVGVVKTGCQGLCELGPLMRIEPYDYQYVHVQPEDCKEIVEKTILEGKPVERLFYKDHDTVCPHPDDIPFLNQQTRIVLENCGKIDAESIDEYIAVGGYQALAKVVGGMTPQEVIDEVSKSGLRGRGGAGFPAGKKWSQVARQAEKIRYVVCNGDEGDPGAFMDGSVMEGDPYKMIEGMTIAAYAVGAEDGYIYVRAEYPLSVKRLRMAIEQAEKYGLLGDNILNSGVNFHLHINRGAGAFVCGEGSALTASIEGNRGMPRVKPPRTVEKGLWGKPTVLNNVETYANVPKIILEGADWFRTIGTEGSPGTKTFSLTGSIENTGLIEVPMGTTLRHIIYDIGGGLKSGAAFKGVQIGGPSGGCLILDQLDAPLDFDSVKKLDAIMGSGGLVVMDENTCMVEVARFFMNFTQRESCGKCVPCREGTKRMLEILERIVAGKGEMSDLDELEELANMVQNMALCGLGKSAPLPVISTLKRFRDEYEEHIRDKKCRAKVCTALRQFHINPEFCIGCGKCAKNCPAGAISGKIKHPHHINNDICIKCGACKDNCNFDAVYVEA; encoded by the coding sequence ATGAGTATTAAGAGCAGGGACGACCTGTTAAACAAACAGGCAGAGGTAAATGAACAGATCAAATCCTACACCTGTCGCGTTCTTGTCTGTTCAGGGACAGGATGTATCGCATCCGGTGCCCAGAAGATTTATGATGAGATGGCAACACTCTGTGAGAGAATTGACGGCGTAACCGTTGAGATGCAGAAAGACGTGCCTCATGTAGGCGTAGTCAAAACAGGATGCCAGGGCTTGTGCGAACTTGGACCTCTGATGAGAATCGAACCGTACGATTATCAGTATGTACATGTACAGCCGGAAGACTGCAAGGAAATCGTAGAGAAAACTATTCTGGAAGGTAAACCGGTAGAGAGACTGTTCTATAAGGATCATGACACTGTCTGTCCACATCCGGATGACATTCCGTTCCTGAATCAGCAGACACGTATCGTTCTGGAAAACTGTGGTAAGATTGACGCAGAGTCCATTGATGAATATATCGCAGTAGGTGGCTATCAGGCCCTTGCAAAAGTAGTGGGAGGAATGACACCTCAGGAAGTAATTGATGAAGTAAGCAAGTCTGGTCTTCGTGGTCGTGGCGGTGCTGGTTTCCCAGCAGGAAAGAAATGGTCTCAGGTTGCACGTCAGGCAGAGAAGATCCGTTATGTAGTATGTAACGGTGATGAGGGTGACCCTGGTGCATTTATGGATGGTTCCGTAATGGAAGGTGATCCATATAAGATGATCGAAGGTATGACCATTGCAGCTTACGCAGTAGGCGCAGAAGACGGTTATATTTATGTTCGTGCTGAATATCCTCTTTCTGTAAAGAGACTGAGAATGGCGATTGAACAGGCGGAAAAATACGGCCTGTTAGGTGATAATATTTTAAATTCCGGCGTAAACTTCCATTTACATATCAACAGAGGTGCCGGTGCTTTCGTATGTGGTGAAGGTTCTGCTCTTACCGCATCTATTGAAGGAAACAGAGGTATGCCTCGTGTAAAACCACCTCGTACTGTAGAGAAAGGTCTGTGGGGTAAACCTACAGTTCTTAATAACGTAGAAACTTATGCCAATGTACCGAAAATCATTCTTGAAGGAGCTGACTGGTTCCGTACCATCGGTACAGAGGGAAGCCCTGGAACAAAGACATTCTCACTGACTGGTTCTATTGAGAATACAGGTCTGATTGAAGTACCTATGGGAACCACGCTCCGTCACATTATCTATGATATCGGCGGCGGCTTAAAGAGTGGTGCTGCATTTAAGGGTGTTCAGATCGGTGGTCCGTCCGGCGGATGTCTGATCCTTGACCAGTTAGATGCACCTCTTGACTTTGATTCTGTTAAGAAGTTAGATGCGATCATGGGATCCGGCGGTCTGGTAGTTATGGACGAGAATACCTGTATGGTAGAAGTTGCCAGATTCTTCATGAACTTTACTCAGCGTGAGAGCTGTGGTAAATGTGTTCCGTGTCGTGAAGGTACCAAGCGTATGCTTGAGATCCTGGAGAGAATTGTAGCAGGAAAGGGCGAGATGTCCGACCTGGATGAACTGGAAGAACTTGCAAACATGGTTCAGAACATGGCTCTGTGCGGACTTGGAAAGAGTGCACCTCTTCCTGTAATCAGTACTCTCAAACGCTTCCGTGATGAATATGAGGAACATATCCGTGATAAGAAATGCCGTGCGAAAGTATGTACAGCACTTCGTCAGTTCCACATTAACCCTGAGTTCTGTATTGGCTGTGGCAAATGCGCGAAGAACTGCCCGGCAGGTGCGATCTCAGGTAAGATTAAACATCCACATCACATTAACAACGATATCTGTATCAAATGCGGTGCCTGCAAAGACAACTGTAATTTTGATGCTGTATACGTGGAAGCATAG
- a CDS encoding Fe-S-containing hydro-lyase, with protein MERKKITLPLTRELARTLHAGDQVLLTGTIYTSRDAGHKRMCEALAKGEKIPFDPTDATIYYVGPTPAKPGKVIGSAGPTTSGRMDAYAPTMMSVGARGMIGKGARLPEVVEAMKKYDGVYFGAIGGAGALLAKCIKKAELIAYEDLGAEALRKLYVEDMPLVVIIDSEGNNLYEEGKAEYLKEHGDK; from the coding sequence ATGGAAAGAAAGAAAATTACACTTCCACTTACTAGAGAGCTGGCAAGAACTCTCCATGCAGGTGATCAGGTATTATTAACAGGTACAATCTATACATCCCGTGATGCAGGACATAAGAGAATGTGCGAAGCCCTTGCAAAAGGTGAGAAAATTCCGTTTGATCCAACAGATGCAACGATTTACTATGTAGGACCTACTCCTGCAAAACCAGGCAAAGTTATCGGTTCCGCAGGCCCTACAACCAGCGGACGTATGGATGCTTATGCACCGACGATGATGTCAGTTGGAGCAAGAGGAATGATCGGTAAAGGTGCCCGTCTTCCGGAAGTAGTAGAAGCCATGAAGAAATATGACGGTGTATACTTCGGAGCAATCGGCGGTGCAGGCGCACTTCTTGCAAAATGTATCAAGAAAGCTGAACTCATCGCATACGAAGATCTGGGAGCAGAAGCACTTCGTAAATTATATGTAGAGGATATGCCGCTTGTAGTTATCATTGACAGTGAAGGTAATAACCTTTATGAAGAAGGAAAAGCTGAATATCTCAAAGAACATGGAGATAAATAA
- a CDS encoding [FeFe] hydrogenase, group A, with protein sequence MGHMIIDGRKVEFTDEKNVLSVIRKAGINIPTLCYHSEVSTFGACRLCTVEDDRGKTFASCSEEPRDGMVIYTNSGRIKKYRKLIVELLLAAHCRDCTTCVKSGECILQELAHRLGVQNIRFENTRELHELDTSSPSLVRDPNKCILCGDCVRACEELQGIGALGFAFRGTEAMVMPAFNKKIAETECVNCGQCRVYCPTGAISIKTHMDEAWEALADPNIRVVAQVAPAVRVAVGDHYGLTKGKSVMGKIVNALHRMGFDEVYDTSFSADLTIMEESAEFLDRIKKGEKLPLLTSCCPAWVKFITDQYKDYIPNLSTCRSPQGMLSAVIKEYFRDPEHAGGKKTVMVSIMPCTAKKAEAVRPNSFTDGEQDTDIVITTTELLRMIDNFGLDFATLDPEACDMPFGFGSGGGVIFGVTGGVTEAVLRRLTPDHSKETMHEIAECGVRGEEGIKEFTVPYEGIDLKICVTSGLANARTVMEQVKNGEKKYHLIEVMACRRGCIMGGGQPTRSGDRTKALRAKGLYNADNTTIIKKSDENPLVLELYNGLLKGKEHHLLHNESY encoded by the coding sequence ATGGGCCATATGATAATTGACGGTAGAAAGGTAGAATTTACCGATGAAAAAAATGTCCTGTCTGTCATCCGTAAGGCAGGGATCAATATTCCGACACTGTGCTACCACTCAGAGGTATCTACTTTTGGTGCCTGCCGTTTATGTACAGTAGAGGACGACAGAGGCAAGACGTTTGCTTCCTGTTCCGAAGAACCAAGAGACGGAATGGTGATCTATACCAACTCCGGACGCATCAAGAAATACAGAAAACTGATCGTTGAGCTGCTTCTGGCAGCACACTGCCGTGACTGTACAACCTGTGTAAAGAGCGGCGAATGTATCTTACAGGAACTGGCACACCGTCTTGGAGTTCAGAATATCCGTTTCGAGAATACCAGAGAACTTCATGAACTGGATACAAGTTCCCCGTCTCTGGTACGTGATCCGAATAAATGTATCCTCTGCGGTGACTGTGTACGTGCCTGCGAGGAACTTCAGGGAATCGGTGCATTAGGCTTTGCATTCCGTGGAACAGAAGCCATGGTAATGCCGGCATTTAACAAGAAGATCGCAGAGACAGAGTGCGTAAACTGTGGTCAGTGCCGTGTATACTGCCCGACAGGTGCGATTTCCATCAAGACTCATATGGATGAGGCATGGGAAGCACTTGCAGACCCGAATATCCGTGTTGTTGCACAGGTTGCTCCGGCAGTACGTGTTGCAGTAGGTGACCATTATGGACTTACCAAAGGTAAAAGCGTTATGGGCAAGATCGTCAATGCACTTCACAGAATGGGATTTGATGAAGTTTACGATACCTCTTTCAGTGCCGATCTTACCATTATGGAAGAGAGTGCGGAGTTCCTTGACAGAATTAAGAAGGGTGAGAAACTTCCTCTCCTTACATCCTGCTGTCCTGCATGGGTGAAATTTATCACAGACCAGTACAAAGATTACATCCCGAATCTTTCTACCTGCCGTTCTCCACAGGGAATGCTCTCTGCAGTTATCAAAGAGTACTTCCGTGATCCGGAACATGCGGGCGGTAAGAAGACAGTTATGGTTTCTATTATGCCATGTACAGCCAAGAAAGCAGAAGCAGTCCGTCCGAACAGCTTCACAGATGGCGAACAGGATACAGATATTGTTATCACAACGACAGAGCTGCTTCGTATGATTGATAACTTTGGCCTTGACTTCGCAACTCTTGATCCGGAAGCATGTGATATGCCATTTGGATTCGGCTCCGGCGGTGGTGTTATTTTTGGTGTTACCGGTGGTGTTACAGAGGCAGTTCTCCGCCGTCTGACTCCGGATCACAGCAAAGAAACCATGCATGAAATCGCAGAGTGTGGTGTTCGTGGAGAAGAGGGAATCAAAGAATTCACAGTTCCTTATGAGGGAATCGATCTTAAGATCTGTGTTACCAGTGGTCTTGCAAATGCAAGAACCGTTATGGAGCAGGTAAAGAATGGTGAGAAAAAATACCATCTGATCGAGGTTATGGCATGCCGCCGTGGATGTATCATGGGTGGCGGACAGCCTACAAGATCCGGTGACAGAACCAAAGCTCTCAGAGCTAAGGGACTGTACAATGCAGATAATACGACCATCATCAAGAAATCCGATGAGAACCCATTAGTTCTGGAACTCTACAACGGACTTC
- a CDS encoding FAD-dependent oxidoreductase: MYAPYPENMMESIKKVEATRAQRMATEPRRLTAEEKDALLEKFHPDYNPDAFAEIKVGPNKGQKAPLELAEMLHSTSRLINEKVDLTKIDYDVDVLVIGGGGAGSSCAIEAHNAGADVMIVTKLRIGDANTMMAEGGIQAADKENDSPVQHYLDCFGGGHFAAKPELVKRLVMEAPDAIKWLNDLGVEFDKAEDGTMITTHGGGTSRKRMHAAKDYSGSEIMRTIRDEVLNLKIPVVEFTSAVELLKDEKGQVAGAVLLNMETGDYSVARAKTVVIATGGAGRMHYQGFPTSNHYGATADGLVLGYRAGASLLYQDSIQYHPTGAIYPSQIMGALVTEKVRSVGAQLVNANGEAYIHPLETRDVNASGVIRECEEGRGVEVPGGLKGVWLDTPMIEILGGEGTIEKRIPAMFRMYMNYGIDMRKVPIVIYPTLHYQNGGLEIDGDGFTKEIPNLLVAGEAAGGIHGRNRLMGNSLLDVIVFGRNAGKKAAAKCKNVELGEMNLDHIYKYAEELDKAGVHTDKVSPLLLPKYARHEQR, encoded by the coding sequence ATGTATGCACCATATCCAGAAAATATGATGGAATCCATCAAAAAGGTAGAGGCTACAAGAGCACAGCGTATGGCAACAGAGCCAAGACGTCTGACAGCTGAAGAGAAAGACGCTCTTCTTGAGAAATTCCATCCGGATTATAATCCAGACGCGTTTGCAGAAATCAAAGTAGGACCGAACAAAGGACAGAAAGCTCCTTTGGAACTGGCAGAAATGCTTCATTCAACAAGCCGTCTGATCAACGAAAAAGTTGACCTTACAAAAATTGATTATGATGTAGATGTACTTGTAATCGGCGGCGGCGGTGCAGGTTCTTCCTGTGCAATCGAAGCACATAATGCAGGTGCTGACGTTATGATCGTTACAAAGCTTCGTATCGGTGATGCCAATACAATGATGGCTGAAGGTGGTATCCAGGCAGCTGACAAAGAGAACGATTCTCCTGTACAGCATTATCTGGATTGCTTCGGCGGCGGACATTTTGCTGCAAAACCGGAACTGGTAAAAAGACTTGTAATGGAAGCTCCGGATGCGATCAAATGGTTGAACGACCTTGGCGTTGAGTTTGATAAGGCAGAAGACGGAACAATGATCACAACACACGGCGGTGGAACTTCCAGAAAGAGAATGCATGCTGCAAAGGATTATTCCGGATCAGAAATCATGCGTACCATCAGAGATGAAGTTCTGAATCTTAAGATTCCGGTAGTTGAATTTACTTCAGCTGTTGAACTTTTGAAAGATGAAAAAGGACAGGTTGCAGGTGCAGTTCTTCTTAACATGGAAACAGGAGATTATTCTGTTGCAAGAGCCAAAACTGTTGTAATCGCAACAGGTGGTGCAGGAAGAATGCATTATCAGGGATTCCCGACATCTAACCATTATGGCGCAACTGCAGACGGACTTGTACTTGGATATAGAGCTGGTGCTTCCCTTCTTTATCAGGATTCTATCCAGTACCATCCAACAGGAGCAATCTATCCATCACAGATCATGGGTGCTCTGGTAACTGAGAAAGTTCGTTCCGTTGGTGCACAGCTTGTAAATGCAAACGGAGAAGCTTATATTCATCCCCTTGAAACCCGTGACGTAAATGCTTCCGGTGTTATCCGTGAATGCGAAGAAGGCCGCGGCGTAGAAGTTCCTGGCGGACTGAAAGGTGTATGGCTTGACACTCCGATGATCGAGATCCTCGGTGGTGAAGGAACCATCGAAAAGAGAATCCCGGCTATGTTCCGTATGTACATGAACTATGGCATTGATATGAGAAAAGTTCCGATCGTTATTTATCCGACACTTCATTACCAGAATGGTGGTCTTGAGATCGACGGAGATGGATTTACAAAAGAAATCCCGAACCTTTTAGTTGCAGGAGAAGCAGCAGGTGGAATCCACGGAAGAAACCGACTGATGGGTAACTCTCTTCTGGATGTTATCGTATTCGGAAGAAATGCCGGTAAAAAAGCAGCTGCAAAATGCAAGAACGTAGAGCTTGGTGAAATGAACCTCGACCATATCTACAAATATGCAGAAGAACTGGATAAAGCAGGCGTACATACTGATAAGGTATCTCCATTACTGCTTCCAAAATACGCTCGTCACGAACAGCGCTAA
- a CDS encoding YoaK family protein gives MKDHNQHEIQMSEAFLNSAFLALSGGFQDAYTYNARNEVFCNAQTGNVVLMSQHFMAGELMAGLSYFFPIVFFAFGVWVAEKVQANFKYARKLHWRQSILLAEILILFAVGFIPTEYNMLANAMASFACAMQVQSFRKVNGYSYASTMCIGNLRSGTAAISGYFREKKPKQLEQAMYYFGIIFMFAVGAGIGGNLSIHFGIRMIWVSCGFLTVSFLLMFVEKYKRFHEEHEHN, from the coding sequence ATGAAAGATCATAATCAACACGAGATACAGATGTCGGAAGCTTTCTTAAACAGTGCATTCCTGGCACTGTCAGGAGGTTTTCAGGACGCCTATACCTATAATGCAAGAAATGAAGTATTCTGTAATGCCCAGACAGGAAACGTTGTGCTTATGAGCCAGCATTTCATGGCAGGGGAGCTGATGGCAGGACTGAGCTATTTCTTTCCTATAGTCTTCTTTGCATTTGGTGTATGGGTCGCAGAAAAAGTCCAGGCGAATTTTAAATATGCAAGGAAACTGCACTGGAGGCAGAGTATCCTTCTTGCAGAGATCCTGATACTGTTTGCAGTAGGCTTCATACCGACAGAATACAATATGCTGGCAAATGCCATGGCCTCTTTTGCCTGTGCAATGCAGGTACAGTCTTTCCGTAAAGTAAACGGCTATTCCTATGCAAGCACCATGTGTATCGGAAATCTACGCAGCGGTACCGCAGCCATATCAGGATATTTCCGTGAAAAGAAGCCGAAACAGCTGGAACAGGCGATGTATTATTTTGGAATCATCTTCATGTTTGCAGTAGGTGCAGGTATCGGTGGAAACTTATCCATTCATTTCGGAATCCGAATGATCTGGGTTTCCTGTGGATTCCTTACAGTCAGTTTCTTGTTGATGTTTGTTGAGAAGTATAAAAGATTCCATGAAGAACATGAACATAATTAA
- a CDS encoding complex I 24 kDa subunit family protein, giving the protein MLDQSYYKKTDEIIEHYGRKAASLIPIMQDIQAEYRYLPGELLTYVAKEIGVKEAKAYSVATFYENFSFEPKGKYVIKVCDGTACHVRKSMPVKEALMKELGLSHKKHTTDDMLFTVETVSCLGACGLAPTLTVNDEVHPKMTPEKAVELLNELRGECV; this is encoded by the coding sequence ATGTTAGACCAGTCTTATTACAAAAAAACGGATGAGATTATCGAACACTACGGACGAAAAGCGGCATCACTGATCCCGATCATGCAGGATATTCAGGCTGAATACCGCTATCTGCCGGGTGAACTGCTCACTTATGTGGCAAAAGAAATCGGAGTAAAAGAGGCGAAAGCCTACAGCGTAGCCACATTCTATGAGAACTTTTCCTTTGAGCCGAAAGGAAAATATGTCATTAAAGTCTGTGATGGTACAGCCTGCCATGTAAGAAAATCCATGCCTGTAAAAGAGGCGTTAATGAAAGAACTGGGATTAAGTCATAAGAAACATACCACAGATGATATGCTTTTTACAGTAGAGACCGTATCCTGTCTTGGTGCATGCGGACTTGCACCGACACTGACTGTAAATGATGAAGTACATCCTAAAATGACACCTGAGAAAGCAGTTGAACTTTTGAACGAATTGAGAGGTGAGTGCGTATGA
- a CDS encoding FAD/NAD(P)-binding protein, which yields MSECTCHKNYTLDTLIPKVGVITDIRQETPDVKTFRVNAPEGGKLFEHMPGQCAMVCAPGVSEGMFSITSSPTNKEYQEFSIKKCGALTDYLHSLQVGDEITVRGPYGNHFPVEDKLKGKNLLFIAGGIGLAPLRSVINYVLDNRADYGTVDILYGSRSADDLVQLKEIQEVWMKAEGVNVYLTIDREQEGWDGHVGFVPSYLKEIGFDTNKTALVCGPPIMIKFVLAGLEELGFSREQVYTTLELRMKCGIGKCGRCNIGSKYVCKDGPVFRCDEIDELPAEY from the coding sequence ATGAGCGAATGTACCTGCCATAAAAACTACACATTAGACACACTGATCCCGAAGGTTGGTGTGATCACAGATATCCGTCAGGAGACACCGGATGTTAAAACATTCCGTGTAAACGCTCCTGAAGGAGGAAAACTTTTTGAACATATGCCTGGCCAGTGTGCAATGGTCTGCGCACCAGGTGTAAGTGAAGGTATGTTTTCCATTACTTCTTCACCTACAAATAAAGAATATCAGGAATTCAGTATCAAGAAGTGCGGTGCACTGACCGATTATCTCCACAGCCTTCAGGTTGGAGATGAGATCACAGTTCGTGGACCATACGGAAATCATTTCCCTGTAGAAGATAAATTAAAAGGTAAAAACCTTCTGTTTATCGCAGGTGGTATCGGACTTGCACCTCTTCGTTCTGTTATCAACTATGTACTGGATAACCGTGCAGATTACGGAACAGTAGATATCCTCTATGGTTCCCGTTCCGCAGATGACCTGGTACAGTTAAAAGAAATCCAGGAAGTCTGGATGAAAGCAGAGGGAGTTAATGTTTATCTGACAATCGACCGTGAACAGGAAGGCTGGGACGGACACGTTGGATTCGTTCCTTCTTATCTGAAAGAGATTGGATTCGATACAAACAAAACAGCACTTGTCTGCGGACCGCCCATCATGATCAAGTTCGTTCTTGCAGGACTGGAAGAACTGGGCTTCTCCAGAGAACAGGTTTACACAACTCTGGAGCTTCGTATGAAATGCGGTATCGGTAAATGCGGCCGTTGCAATATCGGTTCCAAATACGTCTGCAAAGACGGTCCGGTATTCAGATGCGACGAGATTGATGAATTACCTGCAGAATATTGA
- a CDS encoding 4Fe-4S dicluster domain-containing protein — translation MRTLDTPVKQIRRKIFTEVAKLGFESTDDTLIHDIESIPYNIVQERAQYRESIYRERAVASERVRLAMGLSLRPENKAVHLTDGVEASNIDEKYYEPPLMQVIPSACSACPPNMYEVSNMCRGCVAHPCMQACPKGAISMVNGKSHIDQTKCVKCGKCKSVCPYDAISHKERPCERACGVKAIGSDELGRAQIDNKKCVSCGMCMVSCPFGAISDKSQIFQLAHALREGTEIIAEIAPAYISQFGDAVTPGKFHAALSALGFTKVYEVALGADIGAISEAHHYAKEVATGNLPFLLTSCCPSWSMLAKKQFPTMIDNISQELTPMVATARSIKKEHPNAHVVFIGPCAAKKLEAMRNSVRSDVDFVITFEELWGLFDAKGIDPAAMEPSSSLHDATAAGRGYAVAGGVAGAIEACLKEYYPDIPVHIEHAESLAECKKMLTLAKVGKLNGCMIEGMACPGGCMGGAGTNAPYAKAAKALKSYLASSTEKLPSKELEEIELN, via the coding sequence ATGAGAACTCTTGATACCCCAGTAAAACAGATTCGCCGAAAGATCTTCACCGAAGTGGCAAAACTTGGTTTTGAATCTACCGATGATACTCTGATCCATGATATTGAATCTATCCCGTATAATATCGTACAGGAACGGGCCCAGTACCGTGAGAGTATCTACCGTGAACGTGCAGTTGCCAGTGAGCGTGTAAGACTGGCCATGGGTCTTTCTCTTCGTCCAGAGAATAAAGCAGTTCATCTGACTGATGGAGTGGAAGCTTCCAATATTGATGAGAAATATTATGAACCGCCGCTTATGCAGGTTATCCCATCTGCCTGTTCTGCCTGTCCTCCTAATATGTATGAGGTAAGCAATATGTGCAGAGGATGTGTGGCTCATCCATGTATGCAGGCTTGTCCAAAGGGTGCAATCTCTATGGTAAACGGCAAATCTCATATTGATCAGACAAAATGCGTGAAATGCGGAAAATGCAAATCTGTCTGTCCATATGATGCTATTTCTCATAAAGAACGTCCGTGTGAACGAGCTTGTGGTGTAAAGGCAATTGGAAGTGATGAACTTGGCCGTGCACAGATTGATAATAAGAAATGTGTTTCCTGCGGTATGTGCATGGTAAGCTGTCCGTTTGGAGCTATTTCTGACAAGTCCCAGATTTTCCAGCTGGCTCATGCACTTCGTGAAGGAACTGAGATCATTGCAGAGATCGCACCTGCCTATATCAGCCAGTTTGGAGATGCGGTAACTCCGGGCAAATTCCATGCAGCACTGTCAGCACTTGGATTTACCAAAGTATATGAGGTTGCACTTGGTGCTGATATCGGTGCCATCAGCGAAGCTCATCATTATGCAAAGGAGGTTGCTACAGGTAATCTTCCATTTCTTCTCACTTCCTGCTGTCCTTCCTGGTCCATGCTTGCAAAGAAGCAGTTCCCGACCATGATCGATAATATCTCCCAGGAGCTGACTCCTATGGTCGCTACTGCAAGAAGTATTAAGAAAGAACATCCGAATGCACATGTTGTATTTATCGGACCATGTGCAGCCAAGAAACTGGAAGCTATGCGTAATTCTGTACGAAGTGATGTTGATTTTGTCATCACTTTTGAGGAATTATGGGGACTGTTTGATGCGAAAGGAATTGATCCGGCTGCTATGGAACCGTCATCCAGTCTGCATGATGCTACTGCTGCAGGCCGTGGATATGCAGTTGCAGGCGGTGTTGCAGGTGCTATCGAAGCATGCTTAAAGGAATATTATCCGGATATACCGGTACATATCGAACATGCGGAGAGTCTGGCAGAATGTAAGAAGATGCTGACTCTGGCAAAGGTTGGTAAGTTAAACGGATGTATGATCGAAGGTATGGCATGTCCCGGTGGATGTATGGGAGGTGCCGGAACCAATGCACCGTATGCAAAAGCTGCCAAAGCATTAAAGAGTTATCTGGCTTCTTCTACGGAGAAGCTTCCATCAAAAGAGCTGGAAGAAATTGAACTGAACTAA
- a CDS encoding 2Fe-2S iron-sulfur cluster-binding protein, whose protein sequence is MEKNMVNVYFFGKKYSVPAELTIMTAMEYAGYTLKRGCGCRHGFCGACATIYRIKGENELKTCLACQTQVQEGMYVASIPFFPTDKRLYNIEDLKPNQQVMMELYPEIYSCIGCNACTKACTQDLNVMQYIAYAQRGELEKCAEESFDCVSCGCCSVRCPAGISHPMVGLLARRLTGKYIAPKSEHLEKRVEEIHEGKYDDLIEQIMQKPITDMQELYNNREIEK, encoded by the coding sequence ATGGAAAAGAATATGGTAAACGTATATTTTTTCGGTAAGAAATACAGCGTACCTGCAGAACTTACAATTATGACTGCCATGGAATATGCCGGTTATACATTAAAGAGAGGATGCGGCTGCAGACACGGATTCTGCGGAGCCTGCGCAACAATCTACAGAATCAAAGGTGAAAACGAGCTGAAAACATGTCTTGCCTGTCAGACACAGGTACAGGAAGGAATGTATGTAGCAAGCATCCCGTTCTTCCCTACAGATAAGAGACTCTACAACATCGAAGACCTGAAACCGAATCAGCAGGTAATGATGGAACTCTATCCGGAAATCTACAGCTGTATCGGATGTAATGCCTGTACAAAAGCATGTACTCAGGACTTAAATGTAATGCAGTACATCGCATATGCACAGAGAGGCGAACTTGAAAAATGTGCAGAGGAATCCTTCGACTGCGTAAGCTGCGGATGCTGTTCTGTAAGATGTCCGGCCGGTATTTCCCATCCGATGGTAGGTCTTCTGGCAAGACGTCTCACAGGTAAATATATCGCGCCTAAGAGCGAACATCTGGAGAAACGTGTAGAAGAAATCCACGAAGGTAAATATGATGATCTGATCGAGCAGATCATGCAGAAACCAATCACAGACATGCAGGAACTTTACAACAACAGAGAAATTGAGAAATAG
- a CDS encoding fumarate hydratase, with amino-acid sequence MREVEVSRLTDVIEKLCIEANEHLPEDVKCAIKTCRACEDGEIAKGILDNIIENFDIADNENVPICQDTGMACVFLEIGQDVHFVGGDLTDAINEGVRRGYDKGYLRKSVVKDPVRRGNTGDNTPAMIYTEIVPGDKVKITVGPKGFGSENMSQIRMFKPSAGLQGIKDFILEVVETAGPNPCPPMVVGVGIGGTFDKCALLAKKALMRPLDSQNPDPFYADLEKEMLEKVNKLGIGPQGFGGKTTAIGLNIETMPTHIAGMPCAVNINCHVTRHKTEVI; translated from the coding sequence ATGCGTGAAGTAGAAGTAAGCAGACTTACAGATGTCATCGAAAAACTCTGTATCGAAGCAAATGAACATCTTCCGGAAGACGTAAAATGTGCGATCAAAACATGCCGCGCATGCGAAGACGGAGAGATTGCCAAGGGTATCCTTGACAATATTATTGAGAATTTTGATATTGCAGATAACGAGAACGTGCCGATCTGCCAGGATACAGGAATGGCATGTGTATTCCTTGAAATAGGACAGGATGTACATTTTGTTGGCGGAGATCTCACCGATGCGATCAATGAAGGTGTACGCCGCGGATACGACAAAGGATATTTAAGAAAATCTGTAGTAAAAGACCCGGTACGTCGTGGAAACACAGGGGACAATACACCGGCTATGATTTACACAGAAATCGTTCCTGGCGATAAAGTTAAGATCACAGTAGGACCGAAAGGTTTCGGAAGTGAGAACATGAGTCAGATCCGTATGTTCAAACCATCCGCAGGATTGCAGGGAATCAAGGACTTTATCCTTGAAGTAGTAGAGACAGCAGGTCCTAACCCATGCCCTCCAATGGTAGTTGGCGTTGGTATCGGCGGTACATTTGATAAATGTGCGCTTCTTGCAAAGAAAGCATTGATGAGACCACTGGATTCCCAGAATCCGGATCCATTTTATGCAGACCTTGAGAAAGAAATGCTTGAGAAAGTAAACAAACTTGGAATCGGACCGCAGGGATTTGGCGGAAAGACAACAGCTATCGGCCTGAATATCGAAACAATGCCGACTCATATTGCAGGTATGCCATGTGCAGTCAATATCAACTGTCATGTAACCCGTCATAAAACGGAGGTGATTTGA